Proteins encoded in a region of the Populus nigra chromosome 3, ddPopNigr1.1, whole genome shotgun sequence genome:
- the LOC133689497 gene encoding uncharacterized protein LOC133689497, producing the protein MVSSGDLRTPQFNGVNYDFWALKMETILIAFDLWDVVEFGMKSGSSVKEEESKKEDKKNDETESKDGETKSSIAEEAVFRENKIRNAKALSLIQGALTDELFPRIRNENTAQGAWNVLKKEYRGDKKVRSVKLQAVRAEFEYMRMSEGEGLEHYLSKFFEAINSLKSLGEDVHEIRIVQKLLMSLNRRYKSIVSIIKETRDLDVLKVEEVIASVKVFDKREDLHDEQDKITRTEKAFSSLKMGYNHAANKAMQGRSSPRWQGHDQRHVGWSQGRNVNNHHNFSHNTNWNNRTGSSSSSSQHRGGGNQTNTKPQCSVCQKFHFGICRYKGKPKCGKCSRFGHYSKDCDSNKQLANSAKEEDVCTSTMFYACHAASIKNEDVWFIDNACSNHMTSQEENLIDVDRSITCKVKMGSGDLVQSTRKGTLVVETKKGRRYINEVLLVPGLDENLLSVGQMMEHGYYILFGGNKAVIFDDEKLENVLVKKAWPFKFCKYEEDETGRDCVWLTCDSRFKECV; encoded by the exons ATGGTGTCCAGTGGAGATTTACGAACACCTCAGTTCAACGGTGTAAACTATGACTTTTGGGCATTAAAGATGGAGACAATCCTCATAGCATTTGATCTATGGGATGTAGTTGAGTTTGGCATGAAATCAGGTTCAAgtgtgaaagaagaagaatctaAGAAAGAAGATAAGAAGAATGATGAAACCGAGAGCAAAGATGGTGAAACTAAGAGCAGCATAGCTGAAGAAGCTGTTTtcagagaaaacaaaataagaaatgcCAAGGCATTGAGCCTCATCCAAGGAGCCTTGACTGATGAACTTTTTCCTAGAATAAGGAATGAGAATACTGCACAAGGAGCATGGAATGTGCTGAAAAAAGAGTATAGAGGTGATAAGAAAGTGAGGTCTGTGAAATTGCAAGCTGTGAGGGCAGAGTTTGAATACATGAGAATGTCAGAAGGAGAAGGCTTAGAACACTATCTTTCTAAGTTTTTTGAAGCTATAAACAGTCTGAAATCTCTAGGAGAAGATGTACATGAGATTAGGATTGTGCAGAAGCTCTTAATGAGTTTAAATAGGAGATACAAGTCCATTGTCTCTATCATTAAAGAGACAAGGGACCTTGATGTGCTGAAGGTGGAAGAAGTTATAGCCTCTGTCAAAGTATTTGACAAGAGGGAAGACCTGCATGATGAACAAGATAAGATTACAAGGACTGAAAAGGCATTTAGTAGTCTCAAAATGGGCTATAATCATGCTGCAAACAAGGCTATGCAGGGGAGATCTAGTCCAAGATGGCAGGGACATGATCAAAGGCATGTGGGCTGGTCTCAAGGAAGAAATGTGAATAATCATCACAATTTCAGTCACAACACAAACTGGAATAACAGAACTGGAAGTAGCAGCAGCAGTTCACAACACAGAGGTGGAGGtaatcaaacaaacacaaagCCTCAATGTTCTGTATGTCAAAAATTTCATTTCGGAATATGTAGATATAAGGGGAAGCCTAAGTGTGGGAAATGCAGTCGGTTTGGACATTATTCCAAAGACTGTGACAGCAACAAGCAGCTAGCTAATAGTGCAAAGGAGGAAGATGTGTGCACAAGCACTATGTTTTATGCATGTCATGCTGCCAGCATAAAGAATGAAGATGTGTGGTTCATTGATAATGCATGTAGTAATCATATGACCTCTCAAGAGGAGAATTTAATTGATGTTGATAGAAGTATCACTTGCAAGGTGAAAATGGGTTCAGGAGATTTGGTTCAATCCACTAGAAAAGGAACATTAGTTGTTGAAACCAAAAAGGGCAGAAGATACATAAATGAGGTGCTGCTAGTCCCAGGTTTGGATGAGAATCTACTTAGTGTAGGTCAAATGATGGAACATGGTTACTACATCTTGTTTGGGGGCAATAAGGCAgtaatatttgatgatgagaaacTAGAGAATGTGCTTGTAAAA AAGGCTTGgccatttaaattttgcaagtatgaagaagatgaaacagGAAGAGATTGTGTATGGCTTACCTGTGATAGCAGATTCAAGGAATGTGTGTGA
- the LOC133689496 gene encoding uncharacterized protein LOC133689496, whose translation MDASSKINLSHLSQDIVDVWNEWQMRSLMLLSLFLQIFLSIFGKRRKFSTARWLGPSLWLAYLSADWVATFSLGILSRSEADYKNPNLIPVFWAPILLVHLGGPGTITAYSVDRVNILFLSRLLQLVTQVGVACYVLFRLWSQNAITSVVIPILISGIIKYGERIWVLLRSHEDNNVKVFNLVFDCVYLMICRLIVDLSSRRKRFA comes from the exons at GGACGCGTCGTCAAAGATTAATTTATCCCATTTGTCTCAAGATATTGTAGATGTATGGAATGAGTGGCAGATGCGGTCACTAATGTTACTCAGTCTCTTTCTGCAAATCTTCCTCTCCATTTTTGGAAAACGACGGAAGTTCTCTACTGCACGCTGGCTTGGGCCTTCTCTTTGGCTAGCATACTTGTCAGCAGATTGGGTGGCAACTTTTTCATTGGGTATCCTTTCTCGCAGCGAAGCCGACTATAAAAATCCGAACTTGATTCCAGTATTTTGGGCTCCAATCCTTCTTGTTCACCTTGGTGGCCCTGGAACTATTACTGCTTATTCAGTGGATCGAGTCAACATATTATTCCTAAGTCGCCTTCTTCAGCTAGTAACCCAAGTTGGTGTGGCTTGTTATGTCTTGTTCCGGTTATGGAGCCAGAATGCCATCACGTCGGTAGTAATTCCCATCTTGATTTCAGGAATTATCAAGTATGGTGAAAGGATTTGGGTTTTATTGAGAAGCCACGAAGACAATAATGTTAAAGTTTTTAATCTTGTGTTTGATTGTgtttatttgatgatttgtAGGTTGATTGTTGATTTGAGTAGTAGGAGAAAAAGGTTTGCATAG